A stretch of the Lonchura striata isolate bLonStr1 chromosome 15, bLonStr1.mat, whole genome shotgun sequence genome encodes the following:
- the RBM27 gene encoding RNA-binding protein 27 isoform X2 codes for MIIESVEALKSWLAKLLEPICDADPSALANYVVALVKKDKPEKELKAFCADQLDVFLQKETSGFVDKLFESLYTKSYLPSAEPTKAEAKPAGQEKEEVKEELCVKQNFQESVEEERESRRKKYSSPQRSRTDSSEQRTREKKRDDAKWRDYDRYYDRSDLYREKSGWRRGRSKSRSKSRGLSRSRSRSRGRSKDRDGSRSEHRERERSKYKSEKNDVEGSYNPVSASPSKSSEQYSSAQAIPSAVTVVAPAHHLEGTSESWSNYFNNHSNPSSFGRNPPPKRRCQDYDERGYCVLGDLCQFDHGNDPLVVDEVSLPSMIPFPPPPPGLPPPPPGLLLPPLPGPVRGLRLPVPQPHPQPPPPVVLPVPRPPLTQSSLINSRDQPGTSAVPSLAPVGARLPPPLPQNLLYTVSEPANIIIQTEPPIPIPNNSSNVTRVVLEPDSRKRSPSSMECPPLKKPWLGKQVNNNQNKPGFLKKNQYTNTKLEVRKIPPELNNITQLNEHFSKFGTIVNIQVAFQNDPEAALIQYLNNDEARKAISSTEAVLSNRFIRVLWHRESEQQPPLLQQQQAPAPQALQHLQQQALATPPAVTMHSSLAKVMNKPLASGAYVLNKVPVKRRLGAAGGSQPELSQPGAGAEESQIFPTSASHSKMVYSSPNLKTTLKSGAGSKPHDVQEALKKKQEAMKLQQDMRKKKQEMLEKQIECQKMLISKLEKNKAMKPEERAEIMKTLKELTGKISQLKDELKTSSTTSTPSKLKSKTEAQKELLDAELDFHKRLSSGEDTTELRKKLNQLQVEAARLGILPAGRGKAAAAPGRGRGRGRGGRGRGMLNHMVVDHRPKALTVGGFVEEEKDELLQHFSKFGDIEDLQEEDSPLSVVVTFKSRSEAENAANQGSRFKDRRLQISWHKPKVPSVSTEVEEEESKEEETETSDLFLHEDDDDDDEDEDESRSWRR; via the exons ATGATCATCGAGAGCGTCGAGGCGCTCAAGTCCTGGCTGGCCAAGCTGCTGGAGCCCAT ATGTGACGCAGACCCCTCAGCCTTGGCCAACTATGTCGTGGCATTAGTGAAGAAAGACAAGCCTGAGAAGGAGCTGAAAGCTTTCTGTGCTGACCAGCTGGATGTGTTCCTGCAGAAAG AAACTTCAGGGTTTGTAGATAAACTTTTTGAAAGTTTGTACACCAAGAGTTACCTTCCTTCTGCTGAGCCCACAAAGGCAGAGGCAAAGCCTGCAGGGCAAGAGAAAGAAGAAGTCAAGGAGGAG TTGTgtgttaaacagaattttcaagAGTCTGTTGAAGAGGAGCgggagagcaggaggaagaagTATTCCAGTCCCCAGAGGAGCCGTACAGATTCCAGTGAGCAAAG AACCAGAGAGAAGAAGCGGGACGATGCAAAGTGGAGGGACTACGACAGGTACTATGATAGGAGTGACTTGTACAGGGAGAAGTCTGGCTGGCGCCGGGGCAGGAGTAAGAGCCGGAGCAAGAGCAGAGGCTTGAGTCGGAGCCGCAGCCGCAGCCGGGGCCGCAGCAAAGACCGGGATGGCAGCAGGAGTG agcaccgagagagagagagatcaaAATACAAGAGTGAAAAAAATGATGTCGAAGGCTCATATAATCCAGTGTCCGCATCTCCCAGTAAATCCTCCGAACAGTATTCCTCTGCACAAGCTATTCCCAGTGCTGTAACTGTAGTTGCACCTGCACACCACCTTGAAGGCACATCAGAGAGCTGGTCAAACTACTTCAACAACCACAGCAATCCCAGTTCATTTGGCAGAAACCCTCCTCCTAAAAGAAGATGTCAAGATTATGATG AGCGAGGCTATTGTGTCCTTGGTGATCTCTGCCAGTTTGATCACGGAAACGATCCTTTAGTGGTAGACGAAGTTTCCTTGCCCAGCATGATCCCgttcccgccgccgccgccgggactgccgccgccgccaccggggctgctgctgccgccgctgccggggccggtgcGCGGCCTGCGGCTGCCGGTGCCGCAGCCCCAcccgcagcccccgccgccCGTCGTGCTGCCCGTCCCGC GACCGCCTTTAACCCAGTCCAGCTTGATAAATAGTCGTGACCAGCCGGGGACGAGCGCAGTGCCCAGTCTTGCACCCGTGGGAGCAaggctgcctcctcctctgcctcagAACCTGCTCTACACAGTGTCAGAAC ctGCCAACATTATCATCCAAACTGAGCCTCCCATTCCTATTCCAAATAACAGCAGCAATGTCACTAGAGTTGTCCTGGAACCAGACAGCAGGAAGAGATCTCCAAGCAGCATGGAATGTCCACCATTGAAGAAACCCTGGCTGGGAAA GCAAGTAAATAACAACCAGAATAAGCCAGGGTTTTTGAAAAAGAATCAGTATACTAATACAAAATTGGAAGTTCGAAAAATTCCACCAGAATTGAACAATATTACACAGCTCAACGAACACTTCAGCAAATTTGGAACTATTGTAAACATTCAG GTGGCTTTCCAGAACGATCCTGAAGCTGCTCTCATTCAGTACTTGAACAACGACGAGGCGAGGAAGGCCATTTCCAGCACGGAGGCGGTGCTGAGCAATCGCTTCATCCGGGTGCTGTGGCACAGGGAGAGCGAGCAGCAGCCCCcgttgctgcagcagcagcaggcgcCCGCCCCGCAGgccctgcagcacctgcagcagcaggccCTGGCCACGCCACCCGCCGTGACCAtgcacagcagcctggccaAG GTGATGAACAAACCCCTGGCATCTGGTGCCTACGTCCTGAACAAAGTCCCGGTGAAAAGGCGCCTTGGGGCAGCGGGTGGGAGCCAGCCTGagctcagccagcccggggctggggcggAGGAGTCTCAG ATATTTCCTACTTCTGCAAGCCACTCAAAAATGGTTTACAGTTCTCCAAACTTGAAGACAACTCTGAAGTCTGGTGCAGGATCTAAACCTCATGACGTGCAAGAAGCCCTTAAAAAAAAGCAG GAGGCAATGAAACTCCAGCAAGATATGAGGAAAAAGAAGCAGGAGAtgttagaaaaacaaatagaaTGCCAGAAG ATGTTGATATCCAAGCTGGAGAAAAACAAGGCCATGAAACCAGAAGAGAGAGCAGAAATTATGAAGACTTTAAAAGAACTAACAGGAAAAATATCTCAGTTAAAGGATGAATTAAAAACTTCATCTACAACCTCCACACCATCCAAATTGAAGTCCAAGACAGAG GCCCAGAAGGAGCTGTTGGATGCAGAGCTGGACTTCCATAAGCGACTGTCCTCCGGAGAGGACACAACGGAGCTGCGCAAGAAGCTCAACCAGCTGCAGGTGGAG GCTGCCCGCCTGGGCATCTTGCCGGCTGGCCGAGGAAAGgcagcggcagccccggggaggggccgtggccggggccgcgggggcaGAGGCCGGGGGATGCTGAACCACATGGTGGTGGATCACCGGCCCAAGGCGCTCACCGTGGGAGGCTTCGTTGAAGAGGAAAAAGATGAATTGTTACAGCACTTCTCT AAATTTGGAGATATCGAAGATCTTCAGGAAGAGGATTCCCCATTAAGTGTTGTTGTAACTTTTAAGTCCCGCTCAGAAGCTGAGAAT GCTGCTAACCAGGGATCCCGGTTCAAGGACCGACGGCTCCAGATCTCGTGGCACAAACCCAAGGTACCTTCTGTGTCCACAGAAGTTGAGGAAGAGGAGTCTAAGGAAGAG GAGACTGAAACCTCAGATTTATTTTTGCacgaagatgatgatgatgatgatgaagatgaggatgaatCCCGTTCTTGGAGAAGATGA
- the RBM27 gene encoding RNA-binding protein 27 isoform X1, producing MIIESVEALKSWLAKLLEPICDADPSALANYVVALVKKDKPEKELKAFCADQLDVFLQKETSGFVDKLFESLYTKSYLPSAEPTKAEAKPAGQEKEEVKEELCVKQNFQESVEEERESRRKKYSSPQRSRTDSSEQRTREKKRDDAKWRDYDRYYDRSDLYREKSGWRRGRSKSRSKSRGLSRSRSRSRGRSKDRDGSRSEHRERERSKYKSEKNDVEGSYNPVSASPSKSSEQYSSAQAIPSAVTVVAPAHHLEGTSESWSNYFNNHSNPSSFGRNPPPKRRCQDYDERGYCVLGDLCQFDHGNDPLVVDEVSLPSMIPFPPPPPGLPPPPPGLLLPPLPGPVRGLRLPVPQPHPQPPPPVVLPVPRPPLTQSSLINSRDQPGTSAVPSLAPVGARLPPPLPQNLLYTVSEHTYEPDGYNPEAPSITSAGRSQYRQFFTRAQMQRPNLIGLTSGEMDTNPRAANIIIQTEPPIPIPNNSSNVTRVVLEPDSRKRSPSSMECPPLKKPWLGKQVNNNQNKPGFLKKNQYTNTKLEVRKIPPELNNITQLNEHFSKFGTIVNIQVAFQNDPEAALIQYLNNDEARKAISSTEAVLSNRFIRVLWHRESEQQPPLLQQQQAPAPQALQHLQQQALATPPAVTMHSSLAKVMNKPLASGAYVLNKVPVKRRLGAAGGSQPELSQPGAGAEESQIFPTSASHSKMVYSSPNLKTTLKSGAGSKPHDVQEALKKKQEAMKLQQDMRKKKQEMLEKQIECQKMLISKLEKNKAMKPEERAEIMKTLKELTGKISQLKDELKTSSTTSTPSKLKSKTEAQKELLDAELDFHKRLSSGEDTTELRKKLNQLQVEAARLGILPAGRGKAAAAPGRGRGRGRGGRGRGMLNHMVVDHRPKALTVGGFVEEEKDELLQHFSKFGDIEDLQEEDSPLSVVVTFKSRSEAENAANQGSRFKDRRLQISWHKPKVPSVSTEVEEEESKEEETETSDLFLHEDDDDDDEDEDESRSWRR from the exons ATGATCATCGAGAGCGTCGAGGCGCTCAAGTCCTGGCTGGCCAAGCTGCTGGAGCCCAT ATGTGACGCAGACCCCTCAGCCTTGGCCAACTATGTCGTGGCATTAGTGAAGAAAGACAAGCCTGAGAAGGAGCTGAAAGCTTTCTGTGCTGACCAGCTGGATGTGTTCCTGCAGAAAG AAACTTCAGGGTTTGTAGATAAACTTTTTGAAAGTTTGTACACCAAGAGTTACCTTCCTTCTGCTGAGCCCACAAAGGCAGAGGCAAAGCCTGCAGGGCAAGAGAAAGAAGAAGTCAAGGAGGAG TTGTgtgttaaacagaattttcaagAGTCTGTTGAAGAGGAGCgggagagcaggaggaagaagTATTCCAGTCCCCAGAGGAGCCGTACAGATTCCAGTGAGCAAAG AACCAGAGAGAAGAAGCGGGACGATGCAAAGTGGAGGGACTACGACAGGTACTATGATAGGAGTGACTTGTACAGGGAGAAGTCTGGCTGGCGCCGGGGCAGGAGTAAGAGCCGGAGCAAGAGCAGAGGCTTGAGTCGGAGCCGCAGCCGCAGCCGGGGCCGCAGCAAAGACCGGGATGGCAGCAGGAGTG agcaccgagagagagagagatcaaAATACAAGAGTGAAAAAAATGATGTCGAAGGCTCATATAATCCAGTGTCCGCATCTCCCAGTAAATCCTCCGAACAGTATTCCTCTGCACAAGCTATTCCCAGTGCTGTAACTGTAGTTGCACCTGCACACCACCTTGAAGGCACATCAGAGAGCTGGTCAAACTACTTCAACAACCACAGCAATCCCAGTTCATTTGGCAGAAACCCTCCTCCTAAAAGAAGATGTCAAGATTATGATG AGCGAGGCTATTGTGTCCTTGGTGATCTCTGCCAGTTTGATCACGGAAACGATCCTTTAGTGGTAGACGAAGTTTCCTTGCCCAGCATGATCCCgttcccgccgccgccgccgggactgccgccgccgccaccggggctgctgctgccgccgctgccggggccggtgcGCGGCCTGCGGCTGCCGGTGCCGCAGCCCCAcccgcagcccccgccgccCGTCGTGCTGCCCGTCCCGC GACCGCCTTTAACCCAGTCCAGCTTGATAAATAGTCGTGACCAGCCGGGGACGAGCGCAGTGCCCAGTCTTGCACCCGTGGGAGCAaggctgcctcctcctctgcctcagAACCTGCTCTACACAGTGTCAGAAC ATACATATGAGCCAGATGGCTATAACCCTGAAGCTCCTAGTATTACCAGTGCTGGTAGATCTCAGTATCGGCAGTTCTTTACGAGAGCACAAATGCAGCGTCCAAATCTAATTGGCCTAACATCTGGGGAGATGGATACAAACCCTCGAG ctGCCAACATTATCATCCAAACTGAGCCTCCCATTCCTATTCCAAATAACAGCAGCAATGTCACTAGAGTTGTCCTGGAACCAGACAGCAGGAAGAGATCTCCAAGCAGCATGGAATGTCCACCATTGAAGAAACCCTGGCTGGGAAA GCAAGTAAATAACAACCAGAATAAGCCAGGGTTTTTGAAAAAGAATCAGTATACTAATACAAAATTGGAAGTTCGAAAAATTCCACCAGAATTGAACAATATTACACAGCTCAACGAACACTTCAGCAAATTTGGAACTATTGTAAACATTCAG GTGGCTTTCCAGAACGATCCTGAAGCTGCTCTCATTCAGTACTTGAACAACGACGAGGCGAGGAAGGCCATTTCCAGCACGGAGGCGGTGCTGAGCAATCGCTTCATCCGGGTGCTGTGGCACAGGGAGAGCGAGCAGCAGCCCCcgttgctgcagcagcagcaggcgcCCGCCCCGCAGgccctgcagcacctgcagcagcaggccCTGGCCACGCCACCCGCCGTGACCAtgcacagcagcctggccaAG GTGATGAACAAACCCCTGGCATCTGGTGCCTACGTCCTGAACAAAGTCCCGGTGAAAAGGCGCCTTGGGGCAGCGGGTGGGAGCCAGCCTGagctcagccagcccggggctggggcggAGGAGTCTCAG ATATTTCCTACTTCTGCAAGCCACTCAAAAATGGTTTACAGTTCTCCAAACTTGAAGACAACTCTGAAGTCTGGTGCAGGATCTAAACCTCATGACGTGCAAGAAGCCCTTAAAAAAAAGCAG GAGGCAATGAAACTCCAGCAAGATATGAGGAAAAAGAAGCAGGAGAtgttagaaaaacaaatagaaTGCCAGAAG ATGTTGATATCCAAGCTGGAGAAAAACAAGGCCATGAAACCAGAAGAGAGAGCAGAAATTATGAAGACTTTAAAAGAACTAACAGGAAAAATATCTCAGTTAAAGGATGAATTAAAAACTTCATCTACAACCTCCACACCATCCAAATTGAAGTCCAAGACAGAG GCCCAGAAGGAGCTGTTGGATGCAGAGCTGGACTTCCATAAGCGACTGTCCTCCGGAGAGGACACAACGGAGCTGCGCAAGAAGCTCAACCAGCTGCAGGTGGAG GCTGCCCGCCTGGGCATCTTGCCGGCTGGCCGAGGAAAGgcagcggcagccccggggaggggccgtggccggggccgcgggggcaGAGGCCGGGGGATGCTGAACCACATGGTGGTGGATCACCGGCCCAAGGCGCTCACCGTGGGAGGCTTCGTTGAAGAGGAAAAAGATGAATTGTTACAGCACTTCTCT AAATTTGGAGATATCGAAGATCTTCAGGAAGAGGATTCCCCATTAAGTGTTGTTGTAACTTTTAAGTCCCGCTCAGAAGCTGAGAAT GCTGCTAACCAGGGATCCCGGTTCAAGGACCGACGGCTCCAGATCTCGTGGCACAAACCCAAGGTACCTTCTGTGTCCACAGAAGTTGAGGAAGAGGAGTCTAAGGAAGAG GAGACTGAAACCTCAGATTTATTTTTGCacgaagatgatgatgatgatgatgaagatgaggatgaatCCCGTTCTTGGAGAAGATGA